The Camelina sativa cultivar DH55 chromosome 14, Cs, whole genome shotgun sequence genome includes a window with the following:
- the LOC104742363 gene encoding glutamine synthetase cytosolic isozyme 1-5-like isoform X2 — translation MCDAYTPAGNPIPTNNRNKAVKIFDHPNVKAEEPWFGIEQEYTLLKKDVKWPLGWPLGGFPGPQGPYYCAVGADKAFGRDIVDAHYKACLYAGLSIGGANAEVMPGQWEFQISPTVGVGAGDQLWVARYILERITEISDVIVSYDPKPIEGDWNGAAAHTNFSTKSMRKDGGLDLIKEAIKKLEVKHKQHIAAYGEGNERRLTGKHETADINKFSWGVADRGASVRVGRDTEREGKGYFEDRRPSSNMDPYLVISMIAETTILG, via the exons ATGTGTGATGCCTACACACCAGCCGGAAATCCAATTCCGACCAACAATAGGAACAAAGCCGTCAAAATCTTCGATCATCCCAATGTGAAGGCTGAAGAGCCTTG GTTTGGGATAGAGCAAGAATACACATTACTTAAGAAAGACGTGAAGTGGCCATTAGGATGGCCTCTTGGTGGCTTTCCTGGTCCTCAG GGACCGTACTATTGTGCAGTTGGTGCAGACAAAGCCTTTGGTCGTGACATTGTTGATGCTCACTATAAAGCTTGTCTTTACGCCGGTTTAAGTATCGGTGGAGCCAATGCTGAAGTCATGCCTGGACAGTGGGAGTTTCAAATCAGCCCTACAGTTGGTGTCGGTGCAGGTGATCAGTTATGGGTTGCTCGTTACATTCTTGAG AGGATTACTGAGATATCCGATGTGATTGTCTCATACGATCCAAAACCAATAGAG GGTGATTGGAATGGAGCAGCGGCTCATACGAACTTCAGTACAAAATCGATGAGGAAAGATGGAGGACTTGATTTGATTAAGGAAGCAATAAAGAAGCTTGAAgtgaaacacaaacaacacattgCGGCTTATGGTGAAGGCAACGAGAGGCGTCTCACTGGGAAGCATGAAACCGCAGACATCAACAAATTCTCTTGG GGAGTGGCGGATCGTGGAGCATCGGTGAGAGTAGGAAGAGATacagagagagaaggaaaaggGTATTTTGAAGATAGAAGGCCTTCTTCTAATATGGATCCTTACCTTGTAATCTCAATGATTGCTGAAACCACTATCCTCGGCTAA
- the LOC104742365 gene encoding UDP-glycosyltransferase 73C5-like has product MIESKMGSETTNEPYPLHFVLFPFMAQGHMIPMVDIARLLAQRGVTVTIVTTPLNAGRFKNVLNRAIESGLPINLVQVKFPYQDAGLKEGQENIDSLDTMERMIPFFKATNLLEEPVQKLIEEMSPRPSCLISDMSLPYTSKIAKKFNIPKILFHGMGCFCLLCVHVVRKNREILENLKFDEEYFTIPYFPDRVEFTRTQVPVETYVPGDWKEFIDELVEADMTSYGVIVNTFQELEPDYAKDFKEARSGKAWTIGPVSLCNKAGADKAERGNKSDIDQDKCLKWLDSQELGSVLYVCLGSICNLPLSQLKELGLGLELSQRPFIWVIRGWEKYKELVEWFSESGFEERIKDRGLLIKGWSPQMLILSHPSVGGFLTHCGWNSTLEGITAGLPLLTWPLFADQFCNEKLVVQVLKAGVRAGVEKPMKWEEEEKIGVLVDKEGVKKAVEELMGESEDAKDRRRRAKELGELAHKAVEEGGSSHSNITFLLQDIIMQLAQSNN; this is encoded by the coding sequence ATGATTGAATCGAAAATGGGTTCTGAAACAACCAATGAACCTTATCCTCTTCACTTTGTTCTCTTCCCTTTCATGGCTCAAGGCCACATGATTCCCATGGTTGATATTGCAAGGCTCTTGGCTCAGCGGGGTGTGACCGTAACAATTGTCACGACGCCTCTCAATGCAGGGAGGTTCAAGAATGTCCTAAACCGTGCCATTGAGTCTGGCTTACCAATCAACCTGGTGCAAGTCAAGTTTCCATATCAAGACGCTGGTCTAAAAGAAGGACAAGAGAATATAGATTCTCTTGACACGATGGAGCGGATGATACCGTTCTTTAAAGCGACTAACTTGCTCGAAGAACCAGTCCAGAAGCTCATTGAAGAGATGAGCCCTCGACCAAGCTGTCTAATCTCCGATATGTCTTTGCCTTATACAAGCAAAATCGCCAAGAAGTTCAATATACCCAAAATTCTCTTCCATGGTATGGGTTGTTTTTGTCTTCTGTGTGTGCACGTTGTACGCAAGAACCGTGAGATCTTGGAGAATTTGAAGTTTGATGAGGAGTATTTTACTATTCCTTATTTTCCTGATAGAGTCGAGTTCACAAGAACTCAAGTTCCGGTGGAAACATATGTTCCTGGAGACTGGAAGGAGTTCATAGACGAATTGGTAGAAGCCGATATGACATCTTATGGTGTGATAGTCAACACATTTCAAGAGCTCGAGCCTGATTATGCCAAAGACTTCAAGGAGGCAAGGTCTGGTAAAGCATGGACCATTGGACCCGTTTCCTTGTGCAACAAGGCGGGAGCAGACAAAGCTGAGAGGGGAAACAAATCAGACATTGATCAAGATAAGTGCCTTAAATGGCTTGATTCTCAGGAACTGGGCTCTGTGCTCTACGTTTGTCTTGGGAGCATCTGCAATCTTCCTCTGTCTCAGCTCAAGGAGCTCGGGCTAGGCCTTGAGTTATCCCAAAGACCTTTCATTTGGGTCATAAGAGGTTGGGAGAAGTACAAAGAGTTAGTTGAGTGGTTCTCGGAAAGTGgatttgaagaaagaatcaaagacaGAGGACTTCTCATCAAAGGATGGTCTCCTCAAATGCTTATCCTTTCACATCCTTCCGTTGGAGGTTTCTTAACACACTGCGGATGGAACTCAACTCTTGAGGGGATAACCGCTGGTCTACCGCTGCTTACATGGCCGCTATTCGCAGACCAATTCTGCAACGAGAAACTGGTCGTGCAGGTACTTAAAGCCGGTGTAAGAGCCGGGGTTGAGAAGCCTATGAAAtgggaagaagaggagaagatagGAGTGTTGGTGGATAAAGAAGGAGTGAAGAAGGCAGTGGAAGAGTTAATGGGTGAAAGTGAAGATgcaaaagatagaagaagaagagccaaaGAGCTTGGAGAATTAGCTCACAAGGCTGTGGAGGAAGGAGGTTCTTCTCACTCTAATATCACGTTCTTACTACAAGACATAATAATGCAACTAGCACAATCCaataattga
- the LOC104742359 gene encoding UV-B-induced protein At3g17800, chloroplastic isoform X3 yields MDAVAPNLVQSSVLLRQSSERSVVLTPNCPGFMRFVGSGPQFRLRSNSSLKFSRPLQSRTSYVNSRRSFVVKASASASGGDASTDSIAPLQLKSPVGQFLSQILVSHPHLVPAAVEQQLEQLQIDRDAEEQIRDDDSSVPGTDIVLYRRIAEIKEKERKRALEEILYALVVQKFMDANVSLVPSITSSSADPSGRVDTWPTLDGELERLHSPEVYEMIQNHLSIILKNRTDDLTAVAQISKLGVGQVYAASVMYGYFLKRIDQRFQLEKTMRILPGGSYEGETSIEQAGRETERSFYEEAEETYQAVSSNQEVGSFVGGINASGGFSSEMNQSRLKTYVMSFDGETLQRYATIRSREAVGIIEKHTEALFGRPEILITPQGTIDSSKDEHIKISFKGLRRLVLEAVTFGSFLWDVESHVDSRYHFVLN; encoded by the exons ATGGACGCCGTGGCACCGAATTTGGTTCAATCTTCCGTCTTACTACGTCAATCGTCCGAAAGGTCGGTAGTTTTAACACCCAACTGTCCTGGCTTCATGCGATTCGTCGGCTCCGGACCTCAATTTCGTCTCAGA AGCAACTCTTCTCTTAAATTCTCGAGACCGTTGCAAAGCCGAACAAGTTATGTTAACTCTCGGAGGAGTTTTGTGGTTAaagcttcagcttcagcttctGGTGGTGATGCTTCTACAGATTCAATCGCGCCACTTCAGTTGAAGTCTCCTGTTGGGCAGTTTCTGTCACAGATACTAGTGAGCCATCCTCATCTTGTTCCAGCTGCTGTTGAACAGCAACTTGAACAGCTCCAAATCGATCGAGACGCTGAGGAACAGATCAGGGATGATGATTCCTCTGTACCTGGAACTGACATTGTTCTCTACAG GAGGATTGCTGAAATtaaggagaaagagaggaaaagggCTTTGGAAGAGATTTTATATGCTCTAGTGGTTCAGAAGTTCATGGACGCTAATGTTTCACTTGTACCATCCATAACCTCATCATCTGCTGATCCTTCTGGTCGAGTTGATACTTGGCCGACTCTAGATGGGGAACTTGAGAGACTTCACTCCCCTGAG GTTTATGAGATGATTCAGAATCATCTTTCCATCATCCTTAAAAACCGCACTGATGATCTGACAGCGGTTGCGCAGATTAGCAAACTTGGAGTTGGACAGGTTTATGCTGCTTCAGTGATGTATGGGTATTTCCTGAAGCGGATTGACCAAAGGTTTCAGCTCGAGAAGACGATGAGGATTCTTCCAGGTGGCTCATATGAAGGTGAGACTAGCATTGAGCAAGCAGGccgagaaacagagagaagcttctatgaagaagcagaagaaaccTATCAGGCTGTATCCTCAAACCAAGAGGTTGGTTCATTTGTGGGAGGGATCAATGCGAGTGGTGGCTTTAGCAGCGAAATGAATCAATCCCGGTTGAAGACATATGTTATGTCCTTTGACGGAGAAACCCTCCAAAGGTATGCTACAATAAGATCAAGAGAAGCGGTTGGGATAATTGAGAAGCATACAGAAGCATTGTTTGGGAGGCCAGAGATATTGATAACGCCACAAGGCACAATTGATTCGTCCAAGGATGAGCATATCAAGATCAGCTTCAAGGGATTGAGGAGGCTTGTGTTGGAGGCTGTGACCTTTGGATCTTTCCTCTGGGACGTGGAGAGTCATGTAGATTCAAGGTATCACTTCGTATTGAACTGA
- the LOC104742360 gene encoding UV-B-induced protein At3g17800, chloroplastic-like: MYGYFLKRIDQRFQLEKTMRILPGGSYEGETSIEQAGRETERSFYEEAEETYQAVSSNQEVGSFVGGINASGGFSSEMNQSRLKTYVMSFDGETLQRYATIRSREAVGIIEKHTEALFGRPEILITPQGTIDSSKDEHIKISFKGLRRLVLEAVTFGSFLWDVESHVDSRYHFVLN, from the coding sequence ATGTATGGGTATTTCCTGAAGCGGATTGACCAAAGGTTTCAGCTCGAGAAGACGATGAGGATTCTTCCAGGTGGTTCGTATGAAGGTGAGACTAGCATTGAGCAAGCAGGccgagaaacagagagaagcttctatgaagaagcagaagaaaccTATCAGGCTGTATCCTCAAACCAAGAGGTTGGTTCATTTGTGGGAGGGATCAATGCGAGTGGTGGCTTTAGCAGCGAAATGAATCAATCCCGTTTGAAGACATATGTTATGTCCTTTGACGGAGAAACCCTCCAAAGGTATGCGACGATAAGATCAAGAGAAGCGGTTGGGATAATTGAGAAGCATACAGAAGCATTGTTTGGGAGGCCAGAGATATTGATAACGCCACAAGGCACAATTGATTCGTCCAAGGATGAGCATATCAAGATCAGCTTCAAGGGATTGAGGAGGCTTGTGTTGGAGGCTGTGACCTTTGGATCTTTCCTCTGGGACGTGGAGAGTCATGTAGATTCAAGGTATCACTTCGTATTGAACTGA
- the LOC104742363 gene encoding glutamine synthetase cytosolic isozyme 1-5-like isoform X1, whose amino-acid sequence MQKKSPQAIYKDPFRKGNHILVMCDAYTPAGNPIPTNNRNKAVKIFDHPNVKAEEPWFGIEQEYTLLKKDVKWPLGWPLGGFPGPQGPYYCAVGADKAFGRDIVDAHYKACLYAGLSIGGANAEVMPGQWEFQISPTVGVGAGDQLWVARYILERITEISDVIVSYDPKPIEGDWNGAAAHTNFSTKSMRKDGGLDLIKEAIKKLEVKHKQHIAAYGEGNERRLTGKHETADINKFSWGVADRGASVRVGRDTEREGKGYFEDRRPSSNMDPYLVISMIAETTILG is encoded by the exons atgcaaaaaaaaagtccTCAGGCAATATACAAAGATCCATTCAGGAAAGGGAACCACATTCTG GTGATGTGTGATGCCTACACACCAGCCGGAAATCCAATTCCGACCAACAATAGGAACAAAGCCGTCAAAATCTTCGATCATCCCAATGTGAAGGCTGAAGAGCCTTG GTTTGGGATAGAGCAAGAATACACATTACTTAAGAAAGACGTGAAGTGGCCATTAGGATGGCCTCTTGGTGGCTTTCCTGGTCCTCAG GGACCGTACTATTGTGCAGTTGGTGCAGACAAAGCCTTTGGTCGTGACATTGTTGATGCTCACTATAAAGCTTGTCTTTACGCCGGTTTAAGTATCGGTGGAGCCAATGCTGAAGTCATGCCTGGACAGTGGGAGTTTCAAATCAGCCCTACAGTTGGTGTCGGTGCAGGTGATCAGTTATGGGTTGCTCGTTACATTCTTGAG AGGATTACTGAGATATCCGATGTGATTGTCTCATACGATCCAAAACCAATAGAG GGTGATTGGAATGGAGCAGCGGCTCATACGAACTTCAGTACAAAATCGATGAGGAAAGATGGAGGACTTGATTTGATTAAGGAAGCAATAAAGAAGCTTGAAgtgaaacacaaacaacacattgCGGCTTATGGTGAAGGCAACGAGAGGCGTCTCACTGGGAAGCATGAAACCGCAGACATCAACAAATTCTCTTGG GGAGTGGCGGATCGTGGAGCATCGGTGAGAGTAGGAAGAGATacagagagagaaggaaaaggGTATTTTGAAGATAGAAGGCCTTCTTCTAATATGGATCCTTACCTTGTAATCTCAATGATTGCTGAAACCACTATCCTCGGCTAA
- the LOC104742359 gene encoding UV-B-induced protein At3g17800, chloroplastic isoform X1, whose amino-acid sequence MDAVAPNLVQSSVLLRQSSERSVVLTPNCPGFMRFVGSGPQFRLRSNSSLKFSRPLQSRTSYVNSRRSFVVKASASASGGDASTDSIAPLQLKSPVGQFLSQILVSHPHLVPAAVEQQLEQLQIDRDAEEQIRDDDSSVPGTDIVLYRRIAEIKEKERKRALEEILYALVVQKFMDANVSLVPSITSSSADPSGRVDTWPTLDGELERLHSPEVYEMIQNHLSIILKNRTDDLTAVAQISKLGVGQVYAASVMYGYFLKRIDQRFQLEKTMRILPGGSYEGETSIEQAGRETERSFYEEAEETYQAVSSNQEVGSFVGGINASGGFSSEMNQSRLKTYVMSFDGETLQRYATIRSREAVGIIEKHTEALFGRPEILITPQGTIDSSKDEHIKISFKGLRRLVLEAVTFGSFLWDVESHVDSRYHFVLN is encoded by the exons ATGGACGCCGTGGCACCGAATTTGGTTCAATCTTCCGTCTTACTACGTCAATCGTCCGAAAGGTCGGTAGTTTTAACACCCAACTGTCCTGGCTTCATGCGATTCGTCGGCTCCGGACCTCAATTTCGTCTCAGA AGCAACTCTTCTCTTAAATTCTCGAGACCGTTGCAAAGCCGAACAAGTTATGTTAACTCTCGGAGGAGTTTTGTGGTTAaagcttcagcttcagcttctGGTGGTGATGCTTCTACAGATTCAATCGCGCCACTTCAGTTGAAGTCTCCTGTTGGGCAGTTTCTGTCACAGATACTAGTGAGCCATCCTCATCTTGTTCCAGCTGCTGTTGAACAGCAACTTGAACAGCTCCAAATCGATCGAGACGCTGAGGAACAGATCAGGGATGATGATTCCTCTGTACCTGGAACTGACATTGTTCTCTACAG GAGGATTGCTGAAATtaaggagaaagagaggaaaagggCTTTGGAAGAGATTTTATATGCTCTAGTGGTTCAGAAGTTCATGGACGCTAATGTTTCACTTGTACCATCCATAACCTCATCATCTGCTGATCCTTCTGGTCGAGTTGATACTTGGCCGACTCTAGATGGGGAACTTGAGAGACTTCACTCCCCTGAGGTTTATGAGATGATTCAGAATCATCTTTCCATCATCCTTAAAAACCGCACTGATGATCTGACAGCGGTTGCGCAGATTAGCAAACTTGGAGTTGGACAGGTTTATGCTGCTTCAGTGATGTATGGGTATTTCCTGAAGCGGATTGACCAAAGGTTTCAGCTCGAGAAGACGATGAGGATTCTTCCAGGTGGCTCGTATGAAGGTGAGACTAGCATTGAGCAAGCAGGccgagaaacagagagaagcttctatgaagaagcagaagaaaccTATCAGGCTGTATCCTCAAACCAAGAGGTTGGTTCATTTGTGGGAGGGATCAATGCGAGTGGTGGCTTTAGCAGCGAAATGAATCAATCCCGTTTGAAGACATATGTTATGTCCTTTGACGGAGAAACCCTCCAAAGGTATGCGACGATAAGATCAAGAGAAGCGGTTGGGATAATTGAGAAGCATACAGAAGCATTGTTTGGGAGGCCAGAGATATTGATAACGCCACAAGGCACAATTGATTCGTCCAAGGATGAGCATATCAAGATCAGCTTCAAGGGATTGAGGAGGCTTGTGTTGGAGGCTGTGACCTTTGGATCTTTCCTCTGGGACGTGGAGAGTCATGTAGATTCAAGGTATCACTTCGTATTGAACTGA
- the LOC104742361 gene encoding uncharacterized protein LOC104742361 (The sequence of the model RefSeq protein was modified relative to this genomic sequence to represent the inferred CDS: added 20 bases not found in genome assembly), with amino-acid sequence MALQWLILSYVVAAEVVITLMLTLPYPMLIKKRVVQLVSLILQPAASIVAFAGFQLLDLYWKAEHRLSCSSEVCTATERDRSEKSIYKAQRNVVLCAAGILLYWCIYRICKFNKDLELLEAEAKKRSKEE; translated from the exons atggcGTTGCAATGGCTGATTCTGTCGTATGTGGTGGCGGCCGAAGTTGTAATCACCCTCATGTTGACTCTACCTTACCCTATGCTTATTAAGAAACGTGTCGTTCAACTTGTTTCATTGATTCTCCAACCTGCTGCTTCCATCGTCGCCTTCGCCGGGTTTCAGCTCCTCG CATAGACTTTCTTGTTCATCTGAGGTATGCACTGCTACGGAACGGGATCGCTCCGAGAAATCT ATCTACAAGGCTCAGAGGAATGTGGTTCTGTGCGCTGCAGGAATTCTTCTCTACTG GTGCATTTACCGCATCTGCAAGTTCAACAAAGATCTGGAGCTCTTGGAGGCAGAGGCGAAGAAGAGATCCAAGGAAGAGTAA
- the LOC104742359 gene encoding UV-B-induced protein At3g17800, chloroplastic isoform X2 produces the protein MDAVAPNLVQSSVLLRQSSERSVVLTPNCPGFMRFVGSGPQFRLRSNSSLKFSRPLQSRTSYVNSRRSFVVKASASASGGDASTDSIAPLQLKSPVGQFLSQILVSHPHLVPAAVEQQLEQLQIDRDAEEQIRDDDSSVPGTDIVLYRRIAEIKEKERKRALEEILYALVVQKFMDANVSLVPSITSSSADPSGRVDTWPTLDGELERLHSPEVYEMIQNHLSIILKNRTDDLTAVAQISKLGVGQVYAASVMYGYFLKRIDQRFQLEKTMRILPGGSYEGETSIEQAGRETERSFYEEAEETYQAVSSNQEVGSFVGGINASGGFSSEMNQSRLKTYVMSFDGETLQRYATIRSREAVGIIEKHTEALFGRPEILITPQGTIDSSKDEHIKISFKGLRRLVLEAVTFGSFLWDVESHVDSRYHFVLN, from the exons ATGGACGCCGTGGCACCGAATTTGGTTCAATCTTCCGTCTTACTACGTCAATCGTCCGAAAGGTCGGTAGTTTTAACACCCAACTGTCCTGGCTTCATGCGATTCGTCGGCTCCGGACCTCAATTTCGTCTCAGA AGCAACTCTTCTCTTAAATTCTCGAGACCGTTGCAAAGCCGAACAAGTTATGTTAACTCTCGGAGGAGTTTTGTGGTTAaagcttcagcttcagcttctGGTGGTGATGCTTCTACAGATTCAATCGCGCCACTTCAGTTGAAGTCTCCTGTTGGGCAGTTTCTGTCACAGATACTAGTGAGCCATCCTCATCTTGTTCCAGCTGCTGTTGAACAGCAACTTGAACAGCTCCAAATCGATCGAGACGCTGAGGAACAGATCAGGGATGATGATTCCTCTGTACCTGGAACTGACATTGTTCTCTACAG GAGGATTGCTGAAATtaaggagaaagagaggaaaagggCTTTGGAAGAGATTTTATATGCTCTAGTGGTTCAGAAGTTCATGGACGCTAATGTTTCACTTGTACCATCCATAACCTCATCATCTGCTGATCCTTCTGGTCGAGTTGATACTTGGCCGACTCTAGATGGGGAACTTGAGAGACTTCACTCCCCTGAGGTTTATGAGATGATTCAGAATCATCTTTCCATCATCCTTAAAAACCGCACTGATGATCTGACAGCGGTTGCGCAGATTAGCAAACTTGGAGTTGGACAGGTTTATGCTGCTTCAGTGATGTATGGGTATTTCCTGAAGCGGATTGACCAAAGGTTTCAGCTCGAGAAGACGATGAGGATTCTTCCAGGTGGCTCGTATGAAGGTGAGACTAGCATTGAGCAAGCAGGccgagaaacagagagaagcttctatgaagaagcagaagaaaccTATCAGGCTGTATCCTCAAACCAAGAGGTTGGTTCATTTGTGGGAGGGATCAATGCGAGTG GTGGCTTTAGCAGCGAAATGAATCAATCCCGTTTGAAGACATATGTTATGTCCTTTGACGGAGAAACCCTCCAAAGGTATGCGACGATAAGATCAAGAGAAGCGGTTGGGATAATTGAGAAGCATACAGAAGCATTGTTTGGGAGGCCAGAGATATTGATAACGCCACAAGGCACAATTGATTCGTCCAAGGATGAGCATATCAAGATCAGCTTCAAGGGATTGAGGAGGCTTGTGTTGGAGGCTGTGACCTTTGGATCTTTCCTCTGGGACGTGGAGAGTCATGTAGATTCAAGGTATCACTTCGTATTGAACTGA
- the LOC104742362 gene encoding uncharacterized protein LOC104742362, giving the protein MESKAICLGFLPPRLDFSSPHLLSNPFGLSTFAKRQRLDSRQTLVWNRPQLSRGRVLLCSSNAESRPEKKQFEKSNYARAELFRGKSGSVSFNGLTHQLVEESKLVSAPFQEEKGSFLWLLAPVVLIASLILPQFFLTGAIEATFKNDTVAEIVTSFCLETVFYAGLAIFLSVTDRVQRPYLDFSSKRWGLITGLRGYLTSAFLTMGLKVVVPVFAVYMTWPTLGTDALIAVLPFLVGCAVQRGFEARLERRGSSCWPIVPIVFEVYRLYQVTRAATFVQRLMFMMKDAATTPEITERGVALVGLVVTLQFLAVMCLWSFITFLMRLFPSRPVGENY; this is encoded by the exons ATGGAATCGAAAGCTATTTGCTTAGGGTTTCTTCCTCCAAGACTTGACTTTTCATCTCCACATTTACTCTCTAATCCTTTT GGTTTATCCACATTTGCAAAGCGTCAAAGACTTGATTCCAGAC AAACCCTTGTTTGGAACAGACCGCAATTGAGCCGAGGTCGTGTACTGTTGTGTTCTTCTAATGCTGAATCAAGGCCTGAAAAGAAGCAATTCGAAAAGAGTAACTATGCTCGAGCTGAGCTGTTCCGTGGGAAATCAGGTTCTGTTTCTTTCAACGGCCTAACCCATCAGCTGGTTGAAGAAAGCAAGCTTGTTTCAGCTCCGTTCCAAGAAGAGAAAGGTTCTTTCTTGTGGCTTTTGGCTCCTGTTGTCTTGATTGCTTCATTGATTCTTCCACAGTTCTTTCTTACTGGTGCCATCGAAGCTACTTTCAAAAACGACACTGTTGCTG AAATTGTTACTTCGTTTTGCTTGGAGACGGTGTTTTATGCTGGTCTTGCAATATTCCTGTCTGTGACTGACCGAGTGCAGAGGCCGTACTTAGACTTCAGCTCCAAGAGATGGGGTCTGATCACTGGACTGAGGGGATACCTTACGTCTGCATTCCTCACGATGGGTTTAAAAGTTGTAGTTCCTGTATTTGCTGTATATATGACTTGGCCAACTCTCGGAACAGATGCGTTGATCGCAGTGCTTCCTTTCTTAGTTGGCTGTGCTGTTCAACGAGGTTTTGAGGCTCGGCTTGAAAGACGTGGCTCATCATGTTGGCCCATTGTTCCAATAGTCTTTGAG GTGTATAGGCTGTATCAGGTGACAAGAGCAGCGACTTTTGTTCAAAGGCTGATGTTTATGATGAAAGATGCGGCAACTACTCCAGAAATTACAGAGCGAGGAGTTGCGCTCGTTGGTTTGGTTGTGACTTTGCAATTTCTAGCTGTTATGTGTCTCTGGTCGTTTATCACTTTTCTTATGCGCCTCTTTCCTTCTAGACCTGTAGGTGAAAACTATTAA